One part of the Sebastes fasciatus isolate fSebFas1 chromosome 8, fSebFas1.pri, whole genome shotgun sequence genome encodes these proteins:
- the pik3cd gene encoding phosphatidylinositol 4,5-bisphosphate 3-kinase catalytic subunit delta isoform — protein sequence MPPGKYGMQEEWEKEGDQEIVMDFLLPTGIFLKFPVSRNDTIKSIKKMVWRNASSEALFTALGEPDAYVFTCINQTAEREELEEESRRISDVRPFMCVLRLVAREGDRVEKLTNTQISLLIGKGLHEFEAQKNHEVNEFRTKMRTFCEEKAQERHMLPWQQWMEYSFPCDLEPCCSPLESRNAKSKNTKKIFINVKFEASDESFMLQQDPQDLPMALVRSALKKKATVFRSVRQEPEDFTLQVNGRWDFIYGNHPMCQFKYMFSCLRNGQNPHLTMVHHTTISKYQEEQGRMCSQAYKSRSLSRPPPLPLKKQNTSSLWSINEPFYIHLLQGSRVNADEGMKLVVQAGLFHGSELLCKVVTTSEVAVCSEPLWDQKLEFDINVADLPRMSRLCFALYAVIEKAKKPRGTKKKNKKADCPIAWVNTMVFDYKDQLKTGEFLLSTWPSVPDDKIDLLNPMGTVEKNPNVDSAAGLLIRFPNIRPHPLYYPPLDKVSDMEKNGDAVIVTKEEHVKLKEIMDNKNHTEFFEDEKDILWKLRTEVRDRYHESLSKLLLITKWNRREDVVQMVSLLRHWSDLPAIHALELLDYSFPDPAVRSFTIRCLRKLGDDELLQYLIQLVQVLKYESYLDCDLTTFLLERALSNWRIGHFLFWHLRSEIHVASVSLRFGLILEAYCRGNIHHIKPLTKQNEALGKMKALSDFVKSGSQKMTADDLKLCIRQESYLEALSDLLSPLNPSIILAEICADKCRFMNSKMKPLWLMYNPWAQEDMVGIIFKNGDDLRQDMLTLQMIRLMENLWKKEGLDLRMIPYGCLSTGNKMGLIEVVKNSDTIANIQRNNSNSAATAAFNKDALLNWLKSKNPEDKLDQAIEEFTLSCAGYCVATYVLGIGDRHNDNIMIRETGQLFHIDFGHFLGNFKRKLGINRERVPFILTYDFVHVIQQGRTNNSEKFERFREYCERAYKILCRNGTLFVNLFAMMKAAGLPELTSFKDIQYLKDSLALGKTEEEALKNFKVKFNEALRESWKTKVNWMMHSLAKDNRP from the exons ATGCCCCCGGGGAAGTATGGGATGCAGGAGGAGTGGGAGAAGGAGGGGGACCAGGAGATCGTGATGGACTTCCTGCTGCCGACCGGGATCTTCCTCAAATTCCCCGTGTCTCGAAACGACACCATCAAAAGCATCAAAAAA ATGGTTTGGAGAAACGCCAGCAGCGAGGCCCTGTTCACTGCACTGGGTGAACCCGACGCGTACGTCTTCACCTGCATCAACCAGACAGCAGAGAGGGAGGAACTGGAGGAAGAGTCGAGGCGCATCAGCGACGTGCGGCCCTTCATGTGTGTTCTGAGGCTGGTGGCGAGGGAGGGCGACCGGGTGGAGAAACTCACCAACACCCAAATCAGCCTGTTGATTggcaaag GTCTGCATGAGTTCGAGGCCCAGAAGAACCACGAGGTGAACGAGTTTCGGACGAAGATGCGAACGTTTTGCGAAGAGAAGGCTCAGGAGAGGCACATGTTGCCGTGGCAGCAGTGGATGGAATACAGTTTCCCATGTGACCTGGAGCCGTGCTGCTCTCCGCTGGAGAGCAGGAACGCCAAGTCAAAAAACACCAAGAAGATTTTCATCAATGTCAAGTTTGAGGCTAGCGAT GAAAGCTTCATGCTGCAGCAGGACCCCCAGGACCTCCCGATGGCTCTGGTGAGGAGCGCCCTGAAGAAGAAGGCCACCGTCTTTCGCTCGGTGCGACAGGAGCCCGAGGACTTCACCTTACAGGTCAACGGGAGGTGGGACTTCATCTATGGGAATCATCCCATGTGCCAGTTCAAA TACATGTTCTCGTGTTTGAGAAACGGCCAGAACCCCCACCTGACCATGGTGCACCACACCACCATCAGCAAATACCAGGAGGAGCAGGGCCGCATGTGCAGCCAGGCCTACAAGAGTCGCTCCCTGTCCAGACCTCCTCCTCTGCCCCTGAAGAAG CAGAACACCTCGTCTCTGTGGTCCATCAATGAGCCGTTCTACATCCACCTGCTGCAGGGCAGCCGAGTCAACGCAGACGAAGGGATGAag CTCGTGGTGCAGGCCGGTCTGTTCCACGGCAGCGAGCTCCTCTGCAAGGTGGTGACGACCTCTGAGGTGGCGGTGTGCTCCGAGCCCCTGTGGGACCAGAAGCTGGAGTTTGACATCAACGTGGCCGACCTCCCTCGTATGAGCCGCCTCTGCTTCGCGCTCTACGCTGTCATTGAGAAAGCCAAGAAACCCCGCGGcaccaaaaaaaagaataagaaagCG GACTGTCCGATAGCCTGGGTGAACACCATGGTGTTCGACTACAAGGACCAGCTGAAGACCGGGGAGTTCCTCTTGTCCACGTGGCCGTCTGTTCCTG atGACAAAATCGACCTGTTGAACCCGATGGGAACCGTCGAGAAGAACCCCAACGTGGACAGCGCTGCCGGGCTTCTCATTCGCTTCCCTAACATCCGGCCACATCCTCTCTATTACCCTCCACTGGACAAG gtgagtgacatggagaagaaCGGTGATGCAGTTATTGTCACAAAAGAAGAG CACGTGAAACTGAAAGAAATCATGGACAACAAAAACCACACTGAGTTCTTTGAGGACGAGAAGGACATCTTGTGGAAGCTCCGCACAGAAGTCCGCGACCGTTATCACGAAAGTCTGTCCAAGCTGCTCCTCATCACCAAGTGGAATCGGCGCGAGGACGTCGTTCAG ATGGTGAGTTTACTAAGGCACTGGTCGGACCTGCCTGCCATCCACGCCCTGGAGCTCTTAGACTACAGTTTTCCCGACCCAGCGGTCCGTTCTTTCACCATCAGATGCCTCAGGAAGCtcgg TGACGATGAACTGCTGCAGTACTTAATCCAGCTGGTCCAGGTCCTGAAGTACGAGTCCTACCTGGACTGTGACCTCACCACGTTCCTGTTAGAACGGGCTTTGTCCAACTGGAGGATAGGACACTTCCTGTTCTGGCATCTCAG GTCAGAGATTCACGTGGCGTCAGTGAGTTTGCGCTTTGGCCTGATTCTGGAAGCCTACTGCAGGGGAAACATCCACCACATCAAGCCCTTAACCAAACAG AACGAGGCTCTGGGCAAAATGAAGGCCCTGAGTGACTTCGTCAAGTCGGGCTCCCAGAAGATGACTGCGGACGACCTGAAGCTGTGTATCAGACAGGAGTCGTACCTGGAGGCCCTGTCAGACCTGCTGTCACCACTCAACCCCAGCATCATCCTCGCCGAGATCTG TGCAGACAAGTGCAGGTTTATGAACTCCAAGATGAAGCCGCTCTGGCTGATGTATAACCCCTGGGCTCAAGAAGACATGGTGGGCATCATCTTCAAGAACGGAGACG ATCTTCGACAGGACATGTTGACCCTCCAGATGATCCGGCTCATGGAGAACTTGTGGAAGAAAGAAGGCCTGGATCTCAG GATGATCCCATACGGCTGCTTGTCCACCGGGAACAAGATGGGGCTCATCGAAGTGGTGAAGAACTCCGACACCATCGCCAACATCCAGCGTAACAACAGCAACAGCGCCGCCACCGCTGCCTTCAACAAGGACGCCCTGCTCAACTGGCTCAAATCGAAGAATCCTGA GGACAAACTGGATCAAGCAATAGAGGAGTTCACGCTGTCCTGCGCTGGCTACTGTGTAGCTACCTACGTCCTGGGCATTGGAGACCGTCACAACGACAACATCATGATCAGGGAAACTGGACAG CTGTTCCACATTGACTTCGGGCATTTCTTGGGCAACTTCAAGCGGAAGCTGGGGATCAACAGGGAGCGTGTGCCTTTCATCTTGACGTATGACTTTGTCCACGTGATCCAACAAGGAAGGACGAACAACAGCGAGAAGTTTGAGAG GTTCAGGGAGTACTGCGAGCGGGCCTATAAGATCCTGTGTCGGAACGGGACGCTGTTCGTCAACCTCTTCGCTATGATGAAGGCAGCCGGACTGCCAGAGCTCACCTCCTTCAAAGACATCCAGTATCTAAAG gacTCTTTAGCTTTGGGCAAAACCGAGGAAGAGGCGCTGAAGAATTTCAAAGTGAAGTTCAACGAAGCTCTGCGGGAAAGCTGGAAGACGAAGGTCAACTGGATGATGCACTCCTTGGCCAAAGATAATAGACCGTGA